One Candidatus Planktophila sp. genomic region harbors:
- a CDS encoding MoaD/ThiS family protein: MDNGVEIRFFAAARAAAGVDQMFCASAQFQEIISEICQTRPALAHVIAQCSFLLDSVAVHDQNFVVDDGSIIDVLPRFAGG, from the coding sequence ATGGATAATGGGGTAGAAATTAGATTCTTTGCTGCCGCTCGAGCTGCTGCAGGTGTCGATCAGATGTTCTGTGCCAGCGCGCAATTTCAAGAGATTATTAGCGAAATCTGTCAAACTAGACCCGCTCTGGCCCACGTAATTGCACAGTGCAGTTTCTTACTTGATTCAGTGGCTGTACATGATCAAAATTTTGTTGTAGATGATGGAAGTATTATCGATGTGCTTCCACGTTTTGCTGGTGGCTAG
- a CDS encoding molybdenum cofactor guanylyltransferase — protein MQSNSASVIILTGGTSKRFGSDKSQAKIGGVSLIERILASIPSEFDTIIVGPDPMILNADYRSVQEHPIGGGPLAGFKAGLEVCMSEIVVLIATDMPFAVSRTLHLMDSMKPHDDAVMYVDAEGFKQSLAAIYRVEAVERALSLMGNADGQSMQTMLSHLHIREIVMSKEVAQALSDIDTTEDLERAIAFALHMKDGL, from the coding sequence ATGCAATCCAATAGCGCGAGCGTCATAATTTTAACTGGTGGCACGAGCAAACGTTTCGGCTCTGATAAATCACAAGCAAAAATTGGCGGAGTAAGTTTGATTGAACGAATTCTTGCATCGATTCCATCTGAGTTCGACACAATAATTGTTGGGCCAGATCCAATGATTCTTAATGCAGATTATAGAAGCGTGCAAGAACACCCCATTGGTGGCGGACCACTTGCTGGATTCAAAGCCGGTCTTGAGGTGTGCATGAGCGAAATCGTAGTTCTCATTGCAACAGATATGCCATTTGCAGTATCTCGCACACTACATCTCATGGACTCAATGAAGCCGCACGATGATGCCGTCATGTATGTTGATGCAGAAGGATTTAAGCAATCACTCGCGGCTATCTATCGTGTCGAAGCAGTGGAGCGGGCATTGTCTCTGATGGGTAATGCCGATGGGCAATCAATGCAAACAATGCTTTCACATCTCCACATCCGCGAAATTGTAATGAGTAAAGAAGTTGCACAAGCTTTAAGTGATATCGATACGACCGAAGATCTCGAGCGCGCAATCGCTTTTGCATTACACATGAAGGATGGTCTGTAG
- a CDS encoding FAD-dependent oxidoreductase: protein MSKLPEKAKCVVIGAGIVGNGMVYHLAKLGWKDIVQIDKGPLPNPGGSTGHASNFIFPVDHSKEMTAITAESMRQYKEWGTFTETGGIEVARTSERMQELARRITSAKSWGIDGGQILTPAEVKTLVPYIDESVIVGGYYQPSVGVVDSLRTGTLMREYAIEIGAALSFANIEVLDITVENGHVTGVVTDQGTIAADYVVIAAGCWSPKLAAMAGAHIPLTPAVHQMKDIGPVPFFKDAKGDIEWPIVRDMDVFMYERQHGTGLEIGSYAHRPILYTPEDLPSNATAALSPTEFAFTQADFDIQDEHAFELMPSIVGDENVREKYAINGILSYTPDGMPILGETPEVKGLWSVAAVWIKEGPGTAKSVAEWMILGDSEIDLHSSNIARFHDHQKAEFHIKARVDESFNKTYGIVHPLEQYASNRNVRLSPFYAAEKNLGAVFYETAGWERPFWYESNKHLVEKFGEKVMPRTSEWESRWWSPIINAEHLQMRETAGIVDLSAFTIFDVTGPGALAVVQKAALRQMDVAIGRVVYTPVLGPNGGFKSDLTIMRLDTNHFRVVTGGAHGMADKKWFSDLLPADGSAQIFDLTSSYTTIGVWGPKAREIIQKITKSDMSKEAFKFSTCKVIEIGPLRVLASRISYVGDLGWEFYIPIEQGAKLWEMLWESGKDHEMIPVGIGVYGTTGRLEKSYRAYGPELETEYTVVEAGMVSPKLKEADFIGKEAHVKHRGEKPIAILCTLFVDDHTSSAGEKRYMMGNEPILTLDKQPIVDSHGRRSYVTSAGSAPSLGKHILMSYLPTELAVAGNKFLVEYLGEHYPCSVAEVGATSVFDPSNERIMA from the coding sequence ATGAGTAAGTTACCTGAAAAAGCAAAGTGCGTAGTGATCGGCGCAGGTATTGTCGGCAATGGAATGGTTTATCACTTAGCGAAATTGGGTTGGAAAGATATTGTTCAGATTGATAAAGGGCCATTGCCTAACCCTGGCGGCTCAACTGGGCACGCCTCGAACTTTATTTTTCCTGTCGATCACTCTAAAGAGATGACGGCGATTACGGCAGAGAGTATGCGCCAATATAAAGAGTGGGGAACGTTTACCGAAACCGGCGGCATTGAAGTTGCTCGCACTTCAGAGCGGATGCAAGAGCTAGCACGTCGTATAACCTCAGCTAAATCGTGGGGCATTGATGGTGGTCAAATTCTTACGCCCGCAGAGGTTAAAACTCTGGTTCCGTACATTGACGAGAGCGTCATTGTGGGAGGTTATTATCAGCCTTCCGTTGGCGTAGTTGACTCACTACGCACTGGAACTTTGATGCGTGAGTATGCAATTGAAATCGGTGCCGCCCTCTCTTTTGCCAATATCGAAGTTCTAGATATAACTGTTGAAAATGGCCATGTCACTGGCGTCGTTACCGATCAAGGCACAATCGCGGCAGATTATGTTGTTATTGCAGCTGGCTGCTGGTCACCTAAACTTGCAGCGATGGCAGGTGCACATATTCCCTTAACGCCAGCGGTGCACCAAATGAAGGACATTGGACCAGTTCCATTTTTTAAGGATGCAAAAGGCGATATCGAGTGGCCAATCGTTCGCGATATGGATGTCTTTATGTACGAGCGCCAACATGGAACAGGACTCGAGATTGGCTCTTATGCTCACCGCCCAATTCTTTATACACCAGAGGATCTGCCATCAAATGCAACGGCAGCACTTTCACCAACTGAGTTTGCTTTTACCCAAGCTGACTTTGATATCCAAGATGAACACGCCTTTGAATTAATGCCCTCAATTGTTGGCGATGAAAATGTGCGTGAAAAATATGCAATCAACGGAATTCTTTCGTACACACCTGATGGGATGCCGATTCTCGGCGAAACTCCAGAGGTAAAAGGTTTGTGGTCGGTAGCAGCGGTTTGGATTAAAGAAGGACCTGGTACAGCTAAATCGGTAGCCGAATGGATGATTCTTGGGGATTCAGAGATTGATCTTCACTCCTCAAACATCGCACGTTTTCATGATCACCAAAAAGCTGAGTTCCATATTAAAGCTCGAGTTGATGAAAGTTTTAATAAGACGTATGGAATTGTTCATCCACTTGAGCAGTATGCATCGAACCGCAATGTGCGCCTCTCGCCATTTTATGCGGCAGAAAAGAATCTTGGTGCAGTTTTTTATGAGACCGCTGGCTGGGAACGTCCATTTTGGTATGAGTCAAATAAGCATCTCGTTGAAAAATTTGGCGAGAAAGTAATGCCACGTACTTCCGAGTGGGAGTCGCGTTGGTGGTCACCAATAATCAATGCCGAGCACTTACAAATGCGCGAAACCGCAGGAATTGTTGATCTATCTGCCTTTACGATTTTTGATGTAACTGGACCTGGCGCACTAGCAGTGGTGCAAAAGGCGGCGTTACGACAGATGGATGTCGCCATTGGTCGAGTTGTTTACACACCAGTCCTTGGACCAAATGGGGGGTTCAAATCAGATTTAACAATTATGCGACTTGATACCAATCACTTCCGTGTTGTGACAGGTGGCGCTCATGGAATGGCAGATAAGAAGTGGTTTAGCGATTTGTTACCGGCCGATGGTTCGGCACAGATTTTTGACTTAACTTCTTCATACACAACTATCGGAGTCTGGGGACCTAAAGCGCGCGAAATAATTCAAAAAATTACAAAGAGCGACATGAGTAAAGAGGCATTTAAGTTCAGTACCTGCAAAGTTATTGAAATAGGACCACTTCGCGTTTTAGCATCTCGCATCTCATACGTTGGCGATCTTGGGTGGGAGTTCTACATTCCAATCGAACAAGGCGCCAAATTGTGGGAAATGTTGTGGGAGAGTGGTAAAGACCACGAGATGATTCCAGTCGGTATTGGCGTTTATGGAACTACTGGGCGGTTAGAAAAGAGTTACCGCGCATATGGCCCTGAACTTGAAACCGAGTACACGGTTGTAGAGGCTGGAATGGTGTCACCTAAGCTAAAAGAGGCTGATTTCATCGGAAAGGAAGCACACGTTAAGCATCGAGGTGAAAAACCAATCGCAATTCTCTGCACACTTTTTGTTGATGATCACACTTCATCGGCTGGTGAAAAGAGATACATGATGGGTAACGAACCAATTCTTACTCTTGATAAGCAACCAATTGTAGATTCGCATGGTCGCCGCTCGTATGTTACAAGTGCGGGATCTGCCCCTTCTCTAGGCAAGCACATCTTGATGTCATACCTACCAACAGAGCTAGCCGTCGCCGGCAATAAATTCCTGGTTGAGTATTTGGGTGAGCATTATCCATGTTCAGTTGCTGAAGTAGGTGCAACATCAGTCTTTGATCCTTCAAATGAAAGGATTATGGCCTAA
- a CDS encoding electron transfer flavoprotein subunit alpha/FixB family protein codes for MILVLIDHDRGEIDPLSLRALTAARKLGHGVEAVAIGSEGASLAGIVGEYGATVLHVATHSAITDYTPRASGRALMDLVEKLKPAAVLAAGSPRGNEQLAHLSAFLDVPMAAECSEITVGSPHHVLRARWAGNLIESALVHSDLLVASILGFSIEAQATGGAPATVVSFEPSLHPEDRVVRILSRDSGESKGGITLNDAKVIVSGGRGVGGAEGFGKLEELAELLGGTVGCSRVVTSSGWRPHAEQVGQTGTKVAPDLYIAAGISGAMQHIAGMKNSKTIVVINTDPEAPILRYADYAIIGDLHQIIPALTSALRQAKG; via the coding sequence ATGATTCTGGTTCTTATAGATCATGATCGTGGAGAAATCGATCCGTTATCTCTGCGAGCACTCACTGCTGCGCGAAAGTTAGGCCATGGGGTCGAAGCCGTAGCGATTGGTAGTGAAGGCGCTTCACTTGCGGGGATTGTAGGCGAATATGGCGCAACAGTTTTGCACGTAGCAACACATAGCGCCATTACCGATTACACGCCGAGGGCATCGGGCCGTGCACTTATGGATTTAGTTGAAAAACTAAAGCCGGCTGCGGTTTTGGCGGCAGGTAGCCCACGTGGAAATGAACAACTCGCACATTTGTCCGCCTTTTTAGATGTGCCAATGGCCGCTGAATGCTCTGAAATAACTGTGGGCTCACCTCATCACGTGCTTCGAGCGCGATGGGCGGGCAACCTCATTGAATCAGCACTTGTTCACTCTGATTTACTCGTTGCTAGCATTCTTGGTTTTTCAATTGAAGCACAAGCAACAGGTGGCGCGCCGGCAACCGTTGTCTCTTTCGAACCTTCGTTGCATCCAGAAGACCGCGTTGTAAGAATTTTAAGCCGTGATTCCGGAGAGTCTAAAGGTGGGATCACTCTCAATGATGCAAAGGTAATAGTGTCAGGAGGAAGAGGAGTTGGCGGAGCCGAGGGCTTCGGAAAGTTAGAAGAGTTGGCAGAGCTCCTTGGTGGAACAGTGGGCTGTTCTCGCGTTGTAACTAGTTCTGGTTGGCGCCCACATGCCGAACAAGTGGGGCAGACTGGTACCAAAGTCGCACCGGATCTCTACATCGCTGCGGGAATTTCAGGAGCGATGCAGCATATTGCTGGAATGAAAAATAGTAAGACAATCGTCGTTATCAATACCGATCCAGAAGCTCCGATACTTCGTTATGCCGACTACGCAATCATCGGAGATTTACACCAAATTATACCTGCGCTCACAAGCGCCTTACGTCAGGCTAAGGGATAA
- a CDS encoding formate--tetrahydrofolate ligase: MSDIEIAQAATMKSINEIGASLGIDVENLEAYGKYKAKVNLKYLTALPERKGSKLILVTAISPTPAGEGKTTTTVGLGDALRHIGKNAMIALREPSLGPVFGMKGGAAGGGFAQVVPMEDINLHFTGDFNAIALANNLLAALIDNHIHHGNELAIDIRRVTWKRVIDMNDRALREIIQSIGGVGNGYPRSDGFDIVVASEIMAIFCLATSIEDLKERIGKIVVGYKRDKTPVLASELNAQGAMTVILKDAFQPNLVQTLENTPAFIHGGPFANIAHGCNSVVATTSAMKLADYVVTEAGFGADLGAEKFIDIKCRKSGLRPSACVLVATVRAIKYHGGADLKTITEENLGALEAGIVNLERHIHNIKDVYNLPLVVSINNFTSDTAAEIELLRARVEAMGVKIVLATHWADGGAGATDLAHAVVELCEEPNKMNFVYEDEMSLWEKINAVATKIYGAKEVTADAKVRLKLKELEASGYGGFPICVAKTQYSFSTDAALRGAPSGHSLNIREVKLSAGAEFIVMICGEIMTMPGLPKVPAAERIDYVDGKVVGLF, encoded by the coding sequence ATGTCAGATATCGAAATTGCACAAGCTGCAACCATGAAATCAATCAATGAGATTGGAGCATCTCTTGGTATTGATGTTGAAAATCTTGAGGCGTATGGAAAATATAAAGCGAAAGTAAATTTGAAGTATTTAACCGCACTCCCTGAGCGAAAAGGATCAAAACTAATTTTGGTGACTGCAATTAGTCCAACTCCAGCAGGGGAGGGCAAGACCACTACAACAGTTGGTTTGGGCGATGCACTTCGTCACATCGGCAAAAATGCGATGATTGCATTGCGCGAACCCTCTCTGGGTCCAGTCTTTGGAATGAAAGGCGGCGCAGCCGGAGGTGGATTTGCCCAAGTAGTCCCTATGGAGGACATAAATCTTCACTTTACAGGCGATTTTAATGCCATTGCTCTGGCAAATAACTTGCTCGCAGCCCTAATCGATAACCATATTCACCACGGCAATGAGTTAGCAATCGATATCCGAAGAGTTACGTGGAAGCGAGTTATCGACATGAATGATCGGGCGCTGCGCGAGATTATTCAATCTATTGGTGGCGTAGGCAATGGTTATCCACGCAGTGATGGTTTTGACATTGTTGTGGCCTCCGAAATTATGGCCATCTTCTGTCTTGCAACATCGATCGAAGATTTAAAGGAAAGAATAGGCAAAATCGTTGTTGGCTATAAGCGCGATAAGACTCCAGTGCTTGCAAGCGAACTCAATGCTCAAGGTGCAATGACGGTTATTTTGAAAGATGCTTTTCAACCTAATTTAGTTCAAACTTTAGAAAACACCCCTGCATTTATTCATGGTGGACCATTTGCCAACATAGCTCATGGCTGCAATTCGGTTGTTGCTACGACTTCGGCCATGAAACTTGCCGATTATGTAGTGACAGAGGCGGGTTTTGGCGCAGATCTTGGTGCTGAAAAATTTATCGATATTAAATGTCGAAAGTCGGGTTTGCGTCCATCGGCATGTGTTCTCGTTGCAACGGTGCGTGCAATTAAATATCACGGTGGAGCTGATTTGAAGACTATTACTGAGGAGAATCTAGGAGCACTTGAGGCGGGGATAGTTAATTTAGAGCGTCATATTCATAATATTAAGGATGTTTACAATTTGCCGTTAGTTGTTTCAATTAATAACTTTACGAGCGATACCGCTGCTGAGATTGAATTACTTCGTGCACGCGTAGAAGCTATGGGAGTAAAAATTGTTCTTGCAACCCACTGGGCAGATGGTGGCGCGGGAGCCACAGATTTAGCTCATGCAGTTGTGGAACTCTGCGAAGAACCCAATAAAATGAACTTCGTATATGAGGATGAGATGAGTTTGTGGGAGAAAATTAATGCCGTTGCCACAAAAATATATGGCGCAAAAGAAGTTACGGCCGATGCAAAAGTACGTCTGAAGTTAAAGGAGCTAGAAGCCTCCGGATATGGTGGATTTCCTATCTGCGTTGCTAAGACTCAGTACTCCTTTAGCACCGACGCCGCCCTTCGCGGGGCACCCAGTGGGCATTCACTCAATATCCGCGAGGTAAAGCTATCTGCCGGCGCCGAATTCATCGTGATGATCTGCGGTGAAATAATGACAATGCCAGGCTTGCCAAAAGTTCCGGCGGCTGAACGCATTGATTATGTTGATGGAAAGGTCGTAGGTTTGTTCTAA
- the moaC gene encoding cyclic pyranopterin monophosphate synthase MoaC, translated as MSDGLTHLNSAGEANMVDVTGREISVRIADTSAKVNLSSHVVSLLRDGTTPKGDVLSTARIAGIMAAKKTSELIPLTHPIAINSITIDLSITDTGVAINARVITSDRTGVEMEALTAVSVAALTIIDMVKALDPAASITDIQIDSKSGGKNGDWSRT; from the coding sequence ATGAGCGATGGTTTAACCCACTTAAATTCGGCCGGTGAGGCGAATATGGTCGATGTTACCGGTCGCGAAATCTCGGTTCGAATTGCCGATACATCAGCAAAAGTCAATCTCTCATCCCACGTTGTCTCACTTTTGCGAGATGGCACAACCCCCAAAGGCGATGTCCTATCTACGGCACGTATTGCGGGAATTATGGCCGCCAAGAAAACGAGCGAGTTGATTCCGCTCACACATCCAATTGCAATCAATTCAATAACTATTGACTTATCAATTACGGATACTGGTGTGGCTATCAATGCTCGTGTGATTACATCAGATCGCACAGGTGTAGAAATGGAGGCATTAACTGCAGTTAGCGTCGCAGCCCTGACTATCATCGACATGGTTAAAGCTTTAGACCCTGCTGCGAGTATTACCGATATACAGATTGATTCAAAGTCTGGTGGTAAGAACGGTGACTGGTCGCGCACGTGA
- a CDS encoding MogA/MoaB family molybdenum cofactor biosynthesis protein → MSKRSACVITASDRASRGMYSDTSGELLRAGLEALGYDVSAPVVVGDDVGAISAEISKALSSTVRLIVTTGGTGVSPTDVTPEATAAFIEKSIPGFAEAMRAYSREKTPTSDLTRGLTGTNGTSLIINLPGSPGAVRDGLVIIERVAAHILDQLEGRDH, encoded by the coding sequence GTGAGCAAGCGAAGCGCATGTGTAATTACCGCTAGTGACCGGGCATCGCGCGGTATGTACTCTGATACAAGTGGTGAATTGTTGCGAGCCGGCTTAGAAGCACTCGGATATGACGTGAGTGCTCCAGTTGTAGTTGGCGATGATGTTGGAGCTATTTCGGCAGAGATTTCCAAAGCACTATCGAGCACGGTTAGATTAATCGTTACAACTGGCGGCACGGGTGTATCGCCGACGGATGTTACTCCTGAGGCCACTGCAGCATTCATTGAAAAATCTATTCCGGGTTTTGCCGAAGCTATGCGGGCCTATTCAAGAGAAAAAACGCCAACATCTGATTTAACACGAGGATTGACTGGAACAAATGGCACATCACTCATAATAAATCTGCCCGGATCACCGGGTGCCGTTCGTGATGGCTTAGTAATAATTGAGCGTGTAGCAGCACACATATTGGATCAACTCGAAGGTAGAGACCACTGA
- a CDS encoding molybdenum cofactor biosynthesis protein MoaE produces MSEVMRADVTTHIIVVEQLAALVRDNRAGAVVVFSGDVRNHDGGKEVLSLTYEIHPTAHEQIALITTALLNGRDVVKVALSHRYGDIAIGETAFGVAVSAEHREAAFKTCSALVDEIKAKLPIWKHQRFTDGTDEWVNTA; encoded by the coding sequence ATGTCAGAGGTTATGCGAGCCGATGTTACGACGCACATTATTGTAGTCGAGCAACTTGCCGCACTGGTTAGAGATAATCGTGCCGGCGCGGTAGTAGTTTTTAGCGGCGATGTGAGAAATCATGATGGAGGCAAAGAAGTCTTATCGTTGACATATGAGATTCATCCAACTGCACATGAGCAGATTGCATTAATTACAACGGCTTTGCTTAATGGGCGCGATGTCGTGAAAGTAGCGCTTTCGCATAGATATGGCGACATAGCAATTGGAGAAACAGCTTTTGGCGTTGCAGTTTCAGCCGAACATCGAGAAGCAGCTTTTAAAACCTGCTCGGCCTTAGTAGATGAGATTAAAGCCAAATTGCCCATCTGGAAGCATCAACGCTTTACCGATGGAACCGATGAGTGGGTCAATACGGCCTAG
- a CDS encoding sulfite exporter TauE/SafE family protein, protein MLEYFLIFAVGILVGGINGMAGGASVISYPVLLATGMSPVSAAITNALGVTPANFFALIAVRHQMRAYFQQYKTLILISITGSAIGAVALLTVPPGVFEKMVPFLLLFASLSFLIKAKPDRGARHEQVEKIGLFGSGLYCGYFGPGQGVIVIAVLARDIRRDPKSLNTAKNLIVGWTSLISNIIYIFSGRAEWPFVIALVLGASIGGTFGGHWAARMPVLVYRALILTVGFGASVWLFQKYYFG, encoded by the coding sequence ATGCTTGAATACTTCCTAATATTCGCGGTCGGTATTTTAGTCGGCGGAATAAATGGAATGGCAGGCGGAGCATCGGTCATCTCATATCCAGTATTACTTGCAACCGGAATGTCACCTGTGAGCGCGGCAATTACAAACGCCTTAGGTGTTACTCCCGCAAACTTCTTTGCACTCATTGCCGTGCGACATCAGATGCGAGCCTATTTTCAGCAGTACAAAACCTTGATTCTCATTTCAATTACCGGCTCAGCCATCGGAGCAGTGGCTTTATTGACCGTTCCACCAGGGGTTTTTGAAAAGATGGTGCCTTTTCTACTCCTTTTTGCGAGTCTTTCATTTTTAATTAAGGCTAAACCCGATAGAGGAGCACGGCACGAGCAGGTTGAAAAAATTGGATTGTTCGGAAGTGGGCTGTACTGCGGTTACTTTGGCCCTGGCCAAGGTGTCATCGTTATTGCCGTCCTTGCTCGAGATATCCGGCGAGATCCCAAGAGCTTGAATACAGCTAAGAACCTCATCGTCGGGTGGACCTCACTGATCTCTAACATCATCTATATCTTTAGCGGCCGGGCCGAATGGCCGTTCGTTATTGCCCTCGTATTAGGCGCAAGCATTGGGGGCACATTTGGTGGTCATTGGGCCGCCCGCATGCCTGTCCTCGTCTATCGCGCCCTGATTCTTACCGTAGGTTTTGGGGCTTCAGTCTGGCTATTTCAGAAGTATTATTTCGGCTAG
- a CDS encoding molybdopterin molybdotransferase MoeA, which translates to MSALVEGSWDVARTIATQSFTSLPDELIEVKNGVGRTLSRDARALCDLPTYATSAMDGYAVAGNGPWTIIGEVKAGLPMKGELAEGYAVGIATGAVIPTGTRGIIRWEIAIVSENILESEVFENQDIRPAAHECKAGDVLAAAGTELNPGSLGLLSAAGLDQLWVTRKPRVALVLFGDEIQLAGVPSDGLVRDALGPQLPGWLEKLGCEVISTKFISDEISLVIQAINDGCANADIVITTGGTAHGPRDFLHDALSHIDAQILIDTVAVRPGHPMLLARHNKCALLGLPGNPQSAVVALMSLGAPVIASMLGRSGSELPIVITRSELTAPADFTRLVIGNIVNGQFEVGQYLGSAMLRGLAHATGFAVVTKELTAAGESVRWLSLP; encoded by the coding sequence ATGAGCGCACTCGTTGAAGGAAGCTGGGATGTTGCACGCACTATCGCCACACAATCTTTTACATCTTTACCTGATGAACTAATCGAGGTTAAAAATGGTGTAGGTAGGACACTGTCTCGAGATGCACGTGCACTCTGTGATTTACCAACGTATGCAACGTCAGCGATGGATGGATATGCCGTTGCAGGAAATGGACCTTGGACAATTATTGGCGAAGTTAAAGCGGGTCTTCCGATGAAAGGAGAGTTAGCTGAAGGTTATGCAGTTGGAATTGCCACAGGCGCAGTAATTCCAACAGGCACACGTGGAATTATCCGTTGGGAAATTGCCATAGTGAGTGAAAATATTTTGGAGAGCGAAGTTTTTGAAAATCAAGATATTCGACCTGCCGCACATGAGTGTAAAGCCGGGGATGTTTTGGCGGCTGCTGGAACAGAGCTAAACCCAGGCAGCCTTGGCTTGCTCTCTGCCGCTGGCTTAGATCAATTATGGGTTACACGCAAACCACGAGTGGCACTGGTTCTCTTTGGAGATGAAATTCAATTGGCGGGTGTACCAAGTGATGGATTAGTACGTGATGCGTTAGGTCCACAACTCCCAGGCTGGTTAGAAAAATTGGGCTGCGAAGTTATAAGTACGAAATTCATTTCCGATGAGATTTCACTGGTGATTCAAGCGATTAATGATGGCTGCGCTAATGCCGATATCGTCATAACAACGGGTGGAACAGCCCACGGTCCAAGAGATTTTCTCCATGATGCACTCTCACATATCGATGCACAGATTCTTATCGATACCGTTGCCGTTCGTCCGGGCCACCCAATGCTCTTAGCGCGCCACAATAAATGCGCGCTATTAGGATTGCCCGGTAATCCACAGTCAGCGGTCGTGGCATTAATGTCTTTAGGCGCCCCCGTAATTGCATCAATGCTGGGACGATCTGGGAGCGAACTTCCAATAGTTATAACCCGAAGCGAGTTAACAGCTCCAGCAGATTTCACCCGACTTGTTATTGGAAATATTGTCAATGGGCAGTTTGAAGTCGGCCAATATTTAGGGTCGGCAATGTTGCGAGGCTTAGCCCATGCAACTGGATTTGCTGTCGTTACTAAAGAGTTAACTGCTGCGGGCGAATCTGTCCGTTGGCTATCGCTGCCTTAA
- a CDS encoding NAD(P)H-dependent oxidoreductase subunit E: protein MKYSTWSHERAVALLATLREEKGAVLMALQLMQREFGYVDKACVELIAQLFNKTRADVHGVLTFYHDLRTTPPPPHEISICVAEACQAVGARELEREVKGKFPQETRESYCFGNCALGPAAMVDGMLIGRASLEKIEKARQ from the coding sequence ATGAAGTATTCGACGTGGTCACACGAGAGAGCAGTAGCTCTTCTTGCGACCCTGCGCGAAGAAAAAGGAGCAGTACTCATGGCCCTGCAGTTAATGCAGAGAGAGTTTGGGTATGTAGATAAAGCCTGCGTGGAACTCATTGCACAACTCTTTAATAAAACACGGGCAGATGTACATGGAGTTTTAACTTTTTACCATGATTTGCGAACTACACCACCACCACCGCACGAGATCTCTATCTGCGTAGCTGAGGCTTGCCAAGCTGTTGGGGCACGTGAATTAGAACGCGAAGTGAAAGGTAAATTTCCGCAGGAAACTCGGGAGAGTTACTGCTTTGGAAACTGCGCACTTGGGCCTGCTGCAATGGTGGATGGAATGCTCATCGGTCGAGCGAGCCTTGAAAAGATTGAGAAGGCGCGACAATGA
- a CDS encoding GntR family transcriptional regulator gives MSQAIHILSRESGSLSDEAYSQIRSMIITLELVPGSLLSESNLMAKLGFGRTPIREALRSLANEKLVEVYPRRGMFVSSVDVQNLSALSEIRAVLEIKAAELAAERSTLADHAITTALITEINAIKGDVNMATLIGLDQRIHHHIYQCTHNKFLAAALDNYYAHALRIWFLALDRVTGLTEAIIEHRALLEAIASADSSAAGKAMRDHVEGFEASIRKSL, from the coding sequence ATGAGCCAGGCCATTCATATCCTCTCCAGAGAGAGCGGTTCGCTATCAGACGAGGCCTATAGCCAAATTCGCTCCATGATCATCACATTGGAACTCGTTCCAGGATCGCTACTGAGTGAGAGTAATTTAATGGCCAAACTCGGCTTTGGTCGTACGCCGATTCGTGAGGCCCTTCGATCCTTAGCTAATGAAAAATTGGTGGAGGTTTATCCTCGCCGCGGAATGTTTGTCTCAAGCGTAGATGTACAAAATCTCTCAGCGCTCTCTGAAATTCGCGCGGTACTTGAGATTAAAGCGGCCGAACTCGCCGCAGAGCGCTCAACGTTAGCCGATCATGCAATTACTACAGCTCTCATCACTGAAATTAATGCTATTAAAGGCGATGTAAATATGGCGACTTTAATTGGATTAGATCAACGCATTCATCACCATATCTATCAATGCACTCACAATAAATTCTTGGCAGCGGCGCTCGATAACTATTATGCACACGCTCTACGTATCTGGTTTTTAGCTTTGGATCGCGTTACTGGTTTAACAGAAGCGATAATCGAACATCGCGCACTTCTTGAAGCGATTGCAAGTGCTGATTCGAGTGCGGCAGGCAAGGCAATGCGCGATCACGTTGAAGGTTTTGAAGCATCTATACGTAAATCTTTATAA